One genomic region from Parasegetibacter sp. NRK P23 encodes:
- a CDS encoding helix-turn-helix domain-containing protein, producing MNKIQLQTKIGQRIIELRTQAGWSQADLARACSKDRQAIEKIENGKVNPTIFSLYEISTALNIPLSKLLSGIQ from the coding sequence GTGAATAAGATACAACTACAAACAAAAATTGGTCAGAGAATAATTGAATTAAGAACTCAAGCTGGCTGGAGTCAAGCTGACTTAGCAAGGGCTTGTAGTAAAGATCGTCAAGCAATTGAAAAGATTGAAAACGGCAAGGTGAATCCAACTATATTTTCCCTTTATGAAATTTCAACCGCGTTAAACATCCCTCTGTCAAAGTTGCTTAGCGGGATTCAATAA
- a CDS encoding pentapeptide repeat-containing protein, translating to MSIIEEYNAGYRFFINLEFDKGEKLNRQLLSDSIFENCCFSVDFSQTDFTNTKFTNCNLKCSDFSGCNLTNTTFENCSLESTDFKNARIYGTRLNNCHCYGQVVTLNTSTGELETFKDSLVNELYNNVPEFSKVAEHLNDELPYIVYEELSTKLFEDITTNNGTTNFTLKCFQFFNLLGDRNDENIDNLLVVGVYEGLYANKKCNDIALQLLEGRNKDIYEHWMINGSIRADY from the coding sequence ATGAGCATCATAGAAGAATATAATGCAGGATATCGATTTTTTATAAATCTTGAGTTTGACAAGGGAGAAAAATTAAATAGACAATTACTTTCCGATTCAATATTTGAGAATTGCTGTTTTTCTGTTGACTTTTCGCAAACAGACTTCACGAATACAAAGTTTACAAATTGTAATCTGAAATGCAGCGACTTCTCAGGGTGCAATTTGACAAATACAACCTTTGAAAACTGTTCACTTGAAAGTACTGATTTTAAAAATGCTAGAATTTATGGAACAAGGTTGAATAATTGCCATTGTTATGGACAAGTGGTTACGCTGAATACATCCACTGGAGAACTTGAAACCTTCAAAGACTCTTTAGTTAATGAACTCTATAATAATGTTCCCGAGTTTAGCAAGGTTGCAGAGCATTTGAATGACGAATTACCTTATATTGTTTATGAGGAGCTTAGTACAAAACTATTTGAAGATATTACAACAAACAATGGAACTACTAACTTCACCTTAAAGTGCTTTCAGTTTTTCAACTTGCTTGGCGACAGAAATGACGAAAACATTGATAATTTGCTCGTAGTTGGAGTTTATGAAGGACTTTATGCTAATAAAAAATGTAATGACATTGCTCTACAATTACTTGAAGGTCGCAATAAAGATATCTACGAACATTGGATGATAAATGGAAGCATACGTGCAGACTACTAA